The following are encoded together in the Amyelois transitella isolate CPQ chromosome 6, ilAmyTran1.1, whole genome shotgun sequence genome:
- the LOC106131281 gene encoding uncharacterized protein LOC106131281 isoform X1: MLASTVTASTQFSSHINVNTPARSYSHGVGDPVHLLERRAFQRQSQRAQARSLRRNPSQGYPRVKPTVPFTVEEAPPSNSLSALPWQYNSYTDTVIPVLPPSPYKVDSPDPESLWPEGLFLPPVPAPRFGGSYGRRVDNGEVTSELEIEDPYLLEGSEAIAAVERANLHGNLYFHDIPHIKSLLENQNLRIKNQLKPYRLASIRHTWPYYRP; encoded by the exons ATGCTAGCGTCTACCGTGACAGCCAGCACGCAGTTTTCCTCTCACATCAATGTGAATACGCCCGCGAGGAGTTACTCACATGGAGTGGGGGATCCAGTACATTTGCTGGAGAGACGGGCCTTTCAGAGGCAGTCGCAAAGGGCGCAGGCCAGGAGTTTGCGAA GGAATCCCTCACAGGGCTACCCGCGAGTGAAGCCGACAGTGCCCTTCACCGTGGAGGAAGCACCGCCCTCAAACTCCTTGAGTGCCTTACCATGGCAGTACAATAGCTATACAG ATACAGTCATCCCAGTATTACCTCCTTCTCCGTACAAAGTGGACTCTCCGGACCCTGAGTCGCTGTGGCCAGAAGGTCTGTTTCTGCCGCCCGTGCCAGCACCTCGCTTCGGCGGCTCGTACGGCCGCAGAGTCGACAATGGAGAGGTAACATCAG AATTGGAGATTGAGGACCCATACCTTCTAGAAGGTTCAGAGGCCATTGCTGCTGTTGAGAGAGCGAACCTCCATGGCAACCTATACTTCCACGACATCCCACATATCAAGTCTTTGCTTGAAAACCAGAATCTGAGGATCAAAAACCAACTGAAGCCTTACCGGCTAGCCAGCATACGCCATACTTGGCCCTACTACCGTCCTTAG
- the LOC106131282 gene encoding uncharacterized protein LOC106131282 → MKCNISFVSISLFLLLIKEATCLNKRCIRCRSRGELGPCGDPFPFNVTEPEAEAGIHVMACSSGWCAKMIEGTTGTFRSDDYGAATERMCLQRPPSDYEERCAYTMWNHKKVYMCFCNGDLCNSAITKTIFTPLILLPVFTIIYNFLI, encoded by the exons atgaagtgCAATATATCTTTTGTGAGCATCTCATTGTTTCTACTTCTAATAAAGGAAGCGACTT GTCTAAATAAGCGATGCATTAGGTGCAGATCTCGTGGTGAACTTGGCCCATGTGGTGATCCATTTCCATTCAATGTGACGGAACCTGAGGCTGAAGCTGGAATTCATGTCATGGCATGTTCTTCAGGATGGTGTGCTAAAATGATTGAAGGGACCACAGGAACTTTTAGATCAGATG ATTACGGAGCTGCAACAGAAAGAATGTGCCTTCAAAGGCCTCCAAGTGACTATGAAGAACGTTGCGCCTACACAATGTGGAATCACAAGAAAGTCTACATGTGCTTCTGCAATGGAGATCTGTGTAATTCTGCAATAACTAAAACAATATTCACTCCTTTGATTTTATTACCTGTTTTTACAATAATCTAcaactttttaatatga
- the LOC106131281 gene encoding uncharacterized protein LOC106131281 isoform X2 — MLASTVTASTQFSSHINVNTPARSYSHGVGDPVHLLERRAFQRQSQRAQARSLRRNPSQGYPRVKPTVPFTVEEAPPSNSLSALPWQYNSYTDTVIPVLPPSPYKVDSPDPESLWPEGLFLPPVPAPRFGGSYGRRVDNGENWRLRTHTF, encoded by the exons ATGCTAGCGTCTACCGTGACAGCCAGCACGCAGTTTTCCTCTCACATCAATGTGAATACGCCCGCGAGGAGTTACTCACATGGAGTGGGGGATCCAGTACATTTGCTGGAGAGACGGGCCTTTCAGAGGCAGTCGCAAAGGGCGCAGGCCAGGAGTTTGCGAA GGAATCCCTCACAGGGCTACCCGCGAGTGAAGCCGACAGTGCCCTTCACCGTGGAGGAAGCACCGCCCTCAAACTCCTTGAGTGCCTTACCATGGCAGTACAATAGCTATACAG ATACAGTCATCCCAGTATTACCTCCTTCTCCGTACAAAGTGGACTCTCCGGACCCTGAGTCGCTGTGGCCAGAAGGTCTGTTTCTGCCGCCCGTGCCAGCACCTCGCTTCGGCGGCTCGTACGGCCGCAGAGTCGACAATGGAGAG AATTGGAGATTGAGGACCCATACCTTCTAG
- the LOC106131278 gene encoding protein lin-9 homolog translates to MADKSERDQDEEDSKSRTRVKDEPMEMDFAEEEEPPAFGPAALGLHRVGTKLPPKPTPSEPVQKLNARGMPARIRKKNRFIFVDDFVNTSPPRQSPKRTPKIISKTPIKQSSAKKQKSPSKVQRNNDKYDDKMPESPGSQSPDRKSGQRIGMRLRNLLKLPKAHKWVCFEYFYSNIDKALFDGDNDFMICLKESFPQLTNRKLTRIQWTKIRRMMGKPRRCSQAFFAEERRELDRKRKLIRYIQQRKTADICIKDLPNEIPMQLIVGTKVTARLRKPQDGLFTGCIDAVDTSNNTYRISFERPKLGTHSVPDYEVLSNEPPDTISLASISNKFRPRHVMQGIFNLFQPSVPNSNNNNAQSDPLIGCSDITKQFDSTLGNYPVPLLELVVKLTKILRAKRVKIDRLREYNCEAEKRKCFGEKMPEDFEKKYAAVVIDLERMNMDLQECINEIQLYCQEIAPGPSLDAMLAPSHLREKCREEASVLVDKNNKGSVKDDFLIELITDLTALMLQVKSLSDSDENAYELSVLQGTMDQIKMKLQPHHQKLFQNSVEVHMHRIQMGLGQMSSNTSHHT, encoded by the exons ATGGCGGATAAATCAGAAA GAGATCAAGATGAAGAAGACAGTAAGTCTCGAACTCGAGTTAAGGATGAACCAATGGAAATGGATTTCGCGGAAGAGGAAGAACCCCCAGCGTTTGGCCCAGCTGCACTTGGGCTACATAGAGTCGGCACCAAGTTGCCGCCAAAACCAACACCGAGTGAACCAGTGCAAAAACTAAATGCACGAGGCATGCCGGCGCGGATTAGGAAGAAAAATAGGTTTATATTTGTTGATGACTTTGTGAATACATCTCCGCCAAGACAGTCACCAAAGAGGACTCCGAAAATAATATCCAAAACTCCTATTAAACAATCAAGtgccaaaaaacaaaaatcaccATCTAAAGTTCAAAGGAACAATGACAAATATGATGACAAAATGCCAGAAAGTCCTGGCAGCCAGTCTCCAGACAGAAAATCTGGTCAGCGGATTGGAATGAGACTAAGAAACTTGTTGAAATTGCCAAAGGCACATAAGTGGGTGtgctttgaatatttttatagtaacaTTGACAAAGCCCTTTTTGATGGAGATAATGATTTTATGATTTGTCTCAAGGAATCTTTTCCTCAACTGACAAATCGCAAATTGACTCGAATTCAGTGGACAAAAATAAGACGAATGATGGGTAAGCCGCGCCGATGTTCCCAAGCGTTTTTTGCAGAAGAGCGCAGGGAACTAGATAGGAAAAGGAAATTAATACGATATATACAGCAGAGAAAAACTGCAGATATTTGCATCAAAGATCTACCAAATGAAATTCCCATGCAATTAATTGTGGGAACTAAAGTAACAGCAAGATTACGAAAACCCCAGGATGGTTTATTCACAGGATGCATTGATGCTGTTGACACATCTAACAATACTTACAGAATATCATTTGAGAGACCCAAGCTGGGAACCCATTCAGTGCCTGATTATGAGGTTTTGTCCAATGAACCACCAGATACGATAAGCCTTGCtagtatttcaaataaatttaggcCTCGCCATGTCATGCAAGGAATCTTTAATTTGTTTCAGCCTTCTGTCCCAAATTCTAACAACAACAACGCTCAAAGTGATCCACTCATAGGCTGCTCAGATATTACTAAGCAATTTGATTCAACATTGGGAAATTACCCAGTTCCTTTATTGGAGTTGGTGGTAAAGTTGACAAAAATATTGCGTGCAAAGAGAGTGAAAATAGATAGACTTCGGGAATATAATTGTGAAGCTGAAAAGAGAAAGTGTTTTGGAGAGAAAATGCCAgaagattttgaaaaaaaatatgctgcTGTTGTTATTGACTTAGAAAGAATGAACATGGACTTGCAAGAATGTATAAATGAAATTCAGCTGTACTGCCAGGAAATAGCCCCTGGACCTAGCTTGGATGCTATGTTAGCCCCCTCGCATCTAAGAGAAAAATGCAGAGAGGAGGCTAGTGTCCTTGTAGACAAGAATAACAAGGGTTCTGTGAAAGATGACTTCTTGATTGAACTTATTACAGATCTTACTGCCCTAATGTTACAAGTTAAAAGTTTATCTGATTCAGATGAGAATGCTTATGAATTGAGTGTTTTGCAAGGCACAATGGACCAGATAAAAATGAAGTTACAACCTCATCATCAAAAGTTATTCCAAAACAGCGTGGAAGTCCATATGCACAGAATACAAATGGGATTAGGTCAAATGTCTTCTAATACATCTCATCACACATAA